TATTGAGCCCGACTAGGGCTAATGTAAAATTGTTACTagggtatatgtatttatatacacatataCTTTACATAtggtgtgtgtatatatatagtaaCGAACGTAACTTAAACCGAAACTGTTTGAGACACCCGATGAACGCTTCAGTACGCAGGACGACACCATCGGAACTGGACATTTAGTTTCCACTTCCATTTTTCagtttctctttaattttttaaaaataaatattccatttctgttaatttttttatttaaattttaattaattacattttgtctattaaataaatttgtcaatTAAATACAGTAGAATTATTGCtgcttgtttcttttttgtgccgaaaagaaaaacttaagtCACCAAAGCTGGTAcaatatataacaaataaagtaaaaaaattattccaacaTATTTAGTATTTCTTCTAATTTGTAAACTGTCGtttgttttctctttaaaaatttctttatgatGAGTTAATAAAATGgcacaaatgaaatattatactgCTTGCTAAATTTGCtgatacagtagagaaccatttatccggtatccagaaaaccgggaaaaattttgctcgatttttccgccattttgaactagaatgaaaaaagcggaaattgaactcatccttgaagttgaagagaggaaaatgtaaggaaggggaaaaaaattttccccgTTTACCCAGAGAAACGTCATTTCCTCCGTGACCTTGAAGGCAGGGAAGAGAGGATTGTTTTNacataattatataaagaatctgtaaaaatattataatgcagTTTTTACTATGCCACTAAATTTACAAATCACGCATTGAAGCCATGTATGCACTActgcaaaaacaaaacaaaaaaattgcacattgaATTCACAAACACAAATGTCACATAAATTTCTATAATCAAACGCTGTTAAATTACCCAAACTAAAGAGctgtaaaattttagtattctgcacaaaattaaaataaataaaattaaaatagttatttttttaaaatatcaataaggagaattttaactattttagtttcttccatttcatccaatttttttcattcttccagttttttaaagcttctttCCACACAAAATGTCACccatggtttttaaaaagccATGATAACAATGATTACATAGTTAATTacacagggtgcatagccaaattttgaataaaaagttagaacCTCTTAAGCACTTCTTGAGCACTCATGAAAGATTCTTAAActcttcatttctaaaaaaaatataaggggATATTTCCTTATCGTTATCTGTAGGGCCAACTACAATCACCAAATCAaagtgccaaatagattttgaactttaaaaaaacaagtaggTGCTTGCCTGGGGGTGGATACGATTCAAGTTGGTCACTTTctgtgatttttcttatttttagtttctctaAGGCCATTGCTCAATAGCCGCCaaaacttggcgattattctgcaacagatcacgatacagaaatcTTTCCAAATATGATTAGGATATGTGCATGAgggttcgataaaacatcgattaacgacactttttggtcgatccagaaaaccgggaaattcagatatccgggatagcgatggtcccgagcatcccggataattggttctctactgtattttaaaagtttttttattgttattttacacaAATCTCCTTTTTTGTCAAATATCGTGTTTGTCTTTTAtacatagtttttatttgatgtttagataatattttatttagttttgttgagttaaatgattaattttattatttatctttcagGTGTGAATTTTGTTAcggtatgtaaaattttttccaatactttCTGTAAATCAGATGTCAAatcttctaattattttttagatgaaatttggtaaataaatgATCACATAGGAAATGCATGACACAAAACACCTAGACTgactttttcaattataacCGTATTCTCTTAGTTCTTCTAATAATGCAGTTAACAGGTTTTGTATCTAAGCTACTAATGTGcagtatattttgttatatttacattatataggGACagaagtaacaataaaaaaaatagatatgtgATTTCTTATATATGCATAAAGTCTATTTTTTAGTTgctttacattaattattactaaGAATTTATAGATTACTAATATCATAATaacatattcaattttttcccttaatGGCTATGGATTTGgatggatagaaaaaaaatggattgaGTGAAACACATTCCGTATTAACCAATTAATTCAGAACTAGGAAAATGTTCACATCTTTAAGTTGCTTAtcctaaaaacatttatagagACTGTAACAATATATTTTGGTCAACTGTTTGGGAGATAACATATACATTAGCAAAAACACAGCAGCAGCTGCTGCAGATTTCTATGGCAGTTGAAAATGTGTTTCTTGtcctaaatgtttttttttttaaaaagtttacaaattttctaaactgtacaaaaacatttaaaagcaaaagcTAAAAACTATTCGCACATATTTAagcttataaatttcattttcagaaattcaaGATAATGTTtcatggtatttaaaaaaatatataaacatacatCCTTaagtattttcatcaaaaataataaatattatttgaatttttgattttcaatgatatttttctcCCTGactgtaattttacatattttgcacGGTACAGCATGCCAAGGACATAGCCGATAGGCTTGGTGTCAAAGGATTCATTAAACTGACACCTTATGGCTCAGCAATAGGACAAATACAAGGAGAGAAGGAACACGTAGATGAAATGTAAGCTATaaaatgttcattaatttttttcttttgaaagtttatttcaaaaatgttaccTATCGGTCAAGTGGAATtgattattaaaagattttacttcCCAAAACATACATGCTTAATAAGAAGGCTGAATTggctttaaatatttgtacaaaGCCAGACAGCACAAGTTATCATTTAGAGTTTccacttaattttgaaataaaattctactttcTGGGATATTTTACAGATAGATGGACCATATGTTGGCGACTATTTTTCTGAGTTGCTGCTAAGACAAATATAACCCATTAGTGCCGAACCAATAGACTATGATCCTATAACCAAATAGTGCCAAGTTTTAGTATTGAGATGCATTGtcaaaaaatatcgattttaaaCAGTACATTGTGATACTTTTCGAACTCAGCTAACTTATATTGCTTTTACATCGGACTATATCTCATTCTATAATTATAGTTATCAATAATGAGAGtgatattttcatattcaacattcatttttataaataaagatcgTAATATAGTTGTATATGATACAGCTATATGTACATTTTTAGTAGCTAGCTGCTTGCATAAACCAGAACTTGAGGTAATTCTTACGTGTTGGTGAACTTAGCTTCATACAACCAATCTTTTCCACGAAGACCACATTTTTGTAATTCACAGAAATTTACcactttttgatagaaaataagttaaacatAAGATTTTGAGAAAAGCTTAACATGaatagaaaacagaaaaatttagcCTCATACGCAGGCATATATCTTATCAGCGATTAAAAACCACTTTATGCACAATATGtttattacatataattattgattgaatacaatattactgtaaatgttgataaattttattcgtataacaaaaatattgaccaatgtaaaaatataagtagGTTAATACTATTAAGGTTCACACCAATGAAAATTTAGtggtttaaaaagttaacatgGAAGACAAGCTTGAGGGGGAAAAAATCGACCGTTACAATTCATGTTACGGTACTCGTCAAAAACTATCAGATGTCATCTATACTACTTAGAAAGTAAgttcataatcataaaataattgaagattagtatttactgaaattaagttaaaaaaatctaaaataagtaaatagatTCAACATAGAAACTaaaatgctggaaaaaaaaaactttttttggtaatattctgaaaattccAAGCATATTTCCAGGTGACAAATTTGTAGAACATTTAGCTAGTTTTGCCATGTCGCCATACTGGCACAAACcttcattaaaatagaaattgttaTATCTTGACAATACATATCGTtattaaaagttgtattttacAGTTACAGGAATCAATGTTTATGTTGGCAACAATTTGGAAAAGCAGTTGATAACACAAGTTCCCCATAATCAATAAGTACCAGGAAATGCAATTTTCTTATAGTTTGCAAAATCTgtaggaataataaaaaattcaaagtaatctGCATTTCAGAAAAGAACCTTACCCCAATctcagagaaaagaaaaaaaaaagattccattgatattttttaataaatgttttttgattttcttcagGGCTCTATGGTTGAGGCATACAGGCTGTCCTAGAAGTCGAATATACACAGTGGACTATCAAAATTGGAAAGTGACAGATGGATTTgaatacagaaattttaatgCTCGAGTATAATTTACCTATTTGTACAATCAAAAAACGTTGCATAAAAAGTTTGACCTCAAAAGGAGTTAACAAATTCTTGACTTTAGTGTTTAAATggattaattctttaaataagttttgaattttcaaagaaaaccaTAATCTGGGATTATATTCAgtaatattgattaaaactatttttcttgctttaaagtcaaaaaattccttattaCTCGGGAACTTGAGTTGTTTTACAACATAGGATTTAAGAATAATCAAAACGAAATATAAgaggagaaatattttattacatttattgaaGTATACAGCTGATTATCTTGCCAGAGACATAATAGCAGCaacacctaaaaaaaaaaaagaatgattatcagacattaatgtcaaaaactagttttagCACAATGAAACATactatgcttaaaaaaaaaaaaaacaccctgaataatttttgagccAATGATAAAACCTACCCACCAGGACTCAATGGTTTAAgatatgctgattaattagcaCAGAGGATATCTTAAGTTataaaatggggggggggggNaaaaggggggggggggggagacaCTTTCTCGGTAGAAACATATACCTTTTTAGGagagattcagatttctgacccccccaaaatataaggggtaatGACAATTTTGGAACAATGATCCTAATAGTTTGGAAAGGAGAGTTGTTCGCAGtttttggatcccttaatggtatttttactttttgcatatttcaccgTATCTGGTGAACCTTCTAAGCTAATCAAATACTTTTAtgcacacaataataaaatttgtttatctaaagaCAATTCcattctaataatatttaatcaaaaaaaattttgaactggaaggtataaaattttttacatcattttaaatatcaaaatacaaaatttgaatgaaatcagttgaatagtttccgaaacatgaaattttatattttgtcatataaaatgaaataattttcaaggaatTATCTTGAGATAAACGAAAGCAAAAAGGTTTTGATTAGCATAAAAAGTTtccaaaatataatgaaatatacaaaaaattaagatcgAGGGGTAGacttcctgaccaaactattactaccatattttccagattgcgactacccccATATTTAAGAGGGCAGAAATTCTAATCGGTTGAaaagaaaggtatgtttattcggagaaattacgtttttgtgcctgatttcataacttaaaatatcgcctgcactaattaattagcatattagcGGTCCTCCCCTCTACctactattaagattgagtcctagaatgagAAGATCTAATTATTAGATcgagttattcagggtgtttaatttttgtgtgcACTGTACTGTCAACTTTCTAGGCAAGTTTTGCACAGTATGTAGAGTAttgcacatatttttaatgcctaaaaataggaattaaaatgcaaaaacaatATTAGACCAACAATTACACATTTAAATTcccaaaatattttcctttacaaataaaattaaatggaatattgcaaaatatattaaagtcaATTTCGATAGTAGTACAGTAGGGAAAcaattatccggaacgatcgggaccatcgctattccggataactgatttttccggttttctgaatcgcaacaaaaagccttttttttattgttaaaccaaactaaaaaaaataatatttggaaataatcttaaaaagaagaaaaaacgaagtaatacactaatgattatttccagaaagaaagaaaaatcttatgaggaaaaaaaataaaaaaattttttttttaaaaaatggcgggaaaatttattgaatttgttctggttttctgatttccggataacgggttctgtactgtaatatatttttgaattaataaaaattgaataatcatTACAttcctaaatttatgattttgaaaattgtaacatTTCTTGAATAACATTTAGATacagaaatgcaaaattttctcaatatcGAAAAGTACTTTCGAACAACAGTAGATTTGAGTTTCCgtagattatattaaaaaaaaaaaaattaaataaataaaaaaaaaaggaaagggcTGACcacttttttacatttgtgtagtttaatgcaaaattacaaaacgtggaacttttttatataattttagaaacatatattttacgaattaataaaaattgacaaagataatagaaaaagaaacttaaaattacctGCTTAATTTAggcaaaatactgaaaaatcaagttttttttaaagcatatttttgaacaataagtatgaaaaaactAATGCAACCAGATGTTCAGGCATGTTACAAAatgctttctttaaataacacTGGGTTGCTTGCATTTAGTGAGTACcacaagcatttttcttttaagatcaatgttattgaaaaaataaaatagatttattcctacaagataaaaaatattaaactcttACTATCAAAATCAATCTTTTCTGTGATGTTCTTTGTTTTTATGCTCTCTTCTTGATTACTGATGCAAACCAATTTATTATCTTCTCGCCAACCATATTTGTGCATCCAACTTTTCAACTgatattctaaaacaaaaaaataaacaaatcaaacatacattttacagaaaattagcCTTTTTCTTTcccaattaaatttcagaattttttttatttataacaatatctGCCAAtacctcaaaataaaaaaaaggggagACTTCAGCGCGAAAAAATTACACGTAAAAATAAACTGCACTGTACCCAAACACTCACAAAAcaacctaaataacttttaatttaataatttgatttgcacGTACTAGGGCTCAAAACTTAATAGTTTGAcaaggtgacctcaaatatgctcatTAATTAGGGGAGACAatgtttaaagttacaaaaacaaactaaaaaaatatatattctcaaaataaacatcttttttGACAGATTGTGAGTTTCTGGTTCTCGAAATATAGTCATAATAGTTTGGCTAAAAGGACAAAGTTGGgcaaatagtttttgagaaattattaaaaaaaatcatatttaaaaaattaaatttctacataAGGCTTAATAAtcaactattcaaccaatttttctcaaattttgtatttttgcaattgaaaaattttttcaactatcattaaatagaataataaataagttataaaaattatttttacatgaaattatcttaCGATAAACACATTTAACAATTGTGTACAAAAAGGCTACAAGATATAGGGAAATACACAAAAACCAAAATTAGCATAAgggggttcaaactttgaattGCTTGTTTCCTACACTGTGGCTGCCCTATATATTTTGAGAGTTAGAAATACAAATACTtcttgaaagaaagaaaaaaaaagtatatttatattttgtgccCCTGCtttggttttataaaaatatcgtctacactaattaattagcttatttgaggTCACTTCCTCTTTAtgagatcaaaatttatttttttcagaaatttttttaaatttagcagaAATTTGCAATATGTAAACAAatgattaaaacataattagtaTGTTTCTAACTCTTATATCATTCATGAgagtgggaaaaaaaacaaagtctTAAAATACCTTTCAACTCATATCCTGAGAAAATGTTTTccacaaaaagaaaacatttcaattaatttttattctcttaagtttttttttactatatgcaTATGTTGAGAATAtaacaaactattaaaatttaatacacataTCATAATTAAAGggaatgaaataattaagtttaaaaa
The nucleotide sequence above comes from Parasteatoda tepidariorum isolate YZ-2023 chromosome 6, CAS_Ptep_4.0, whole genome shotgun sequence. Encoded proteins:
- the LOC107448325 gene encoding acylphosphatase-2-like, translating into MRGREIIVWRYPRSYVTAPKVLVQVDFEVYGDLQGVNFVTHAKDIADRLGVKGFIKLTPYGSAIGQIQGEKEHVDEMALWLRHTGCPRSRIYTVDYQNWKVTDGFEYRNFNARV